TGGAGTAAGTATGGAATCTACTTCGCGGCGGATTACGTTGAAATCTCCCTTTTCCCCATCGTTCTGAAGCAGACTGCTAAGTTTGAGCCACCGAAGGTCTATGTCGACGGAATAGACGTTACGGCGCCATACGCAGGGGATGTCGACGAGATCGACCCCGAACAGATACCAGACCGCATCATCACTAACGTAGTGAACACTTCTATGGGACTGACGATCAGCCGTCGCATTTATGTTTTCAGTCAGCAGTACCACGACAATTATTTCATTCGCGAGTTTACGCTCACCAACACCGGCAACGTAGACTACGACAGCGAAATCGAACTGGGCGCAACGCTCAAGGGGGTTCGTTTTGGGAGGGGGGTCCGCTACAGCGTGTGCCGCGAGGGGGCTGAGAAGATCGGTGATGGACAAGTCTGGGGCAAACACACCTGGGTCAGCAAGCGGGGTGAGGATTACGCACTCCACGCCGGCGAACGTATTACCGAGCAAAATCCGATCGTGCAGTGGTTACGGTGCGGATTTGCCTGGGCGGGACAATCGGCCAAGAATGCGTTCGACAACATCGGGGCCCCCGACGTCAGCAGGGACGGGCGCCTCTGTTCGCCCCAATTTGCGGGGTTTGTGGTGCTCCATGTGGACAGGAGTCCCACCGACCGAAGCGACGACCCGAACCAACCGGTCGTGCTCGGCTGGCATGCCGGTGATACCTATCCGAAAGTGGGGAACCTCCAGCCGACGGACGAGCCCAACATGATTCTGCTCTACGATATGCTCAGCGGCAAACCCTATCTTGGGCTCGGTGGCAATGAGCGTTTCTACGAGAAATACTCGGCAAGCAATCCCGACCCGGTAACTGTGCACAACGATGGCGGCGGTACCAACATCTGGGTCTGCTACGGTCCGTGGGACTTGGAGCCCGGGGAGAGCGTCACGATCGTGGAAGCAGAAGCCGTGGCGGGATTGAACCGCCGGTTGTGCGAAGAGATCGGTCGACGCTGGAAGCAGGCTTACGATAATCCCAGCGACAAGGGGCCCTTTCCGCTGCCCAATGGCTCCACCACAGACAACAAGGACGTCTACAAGAACGCGTGGGTTTACACAGGGATCGACTCGATTCTGCAGACCTTTGGGCGAGCCAAGCGAAACTTCGATCTCGGTTACCGGATCCCGCAACCACCATTGCCGCCGCCAGTGTTTGAGGTCCAGTCGGGTGGGGACCGCATCATCTTGCGCTGGGAGCCCAGTCCTTCGGAGTCGGACCCCGATTTTGTGGGGTACAGGATTTTCCGCTCGGTGGCAAAGCCCGATACCTTTTACGAAGAGATCGCTTCTGTGCCAAAAGGAGTGACGCAATTCGAGGACATGAGCCCCGTTCGGGGTTACTCCTACTACTATTACATCGTTGCGTACAATGACGGGAGGAACAACACAACGGGCGATGCCAATCCCCCAGGGCCCCTACACAGCGGGCGTTTCTACACCCGAACTACGGAGCCCGCTTTCCTGCGTCGCGCCGCCGGCCGATCGTTGGACCAAATTCGGGTCGTACCCAATCCTTACCATATCGCAGCCCGAGACCTTCAATATCCAGGG
This DNA window, taken from candidate division KSB1 bacterium, encodes the following:
- a CDS encoding fibronectin encodes the protein MRTTRRHERGRWGRIGWRVMMGGILLLLGTQRWWSDAHAQVAGTEKRWVRVGSLQTRFSAYGSERAWNNSYYEGLIWPADYPKQDNAVIERQWIACDDFTDARGHHWSKYGIYFAADYVEISLFPIVLKQTAKFEPPKVYVDGIDVTAPYAGDVDEIDPEQIPDRIITNVVNTSMGLTISRRIYVFSQQYHDNYFIREFTLTNTGNVDYDSEIELGATLKGVRFGRGVRYSVCREGAEKIGDGQVWGKHTWVSKRGEDYALHAGERITEQNPIVQWLRCGFAWAGQSAKNAFDNIGAPDVSRDGRLCSPQFAGFVVLHVDRSPTDRSDDPNQPVVLGWHAGDTYPKVGNLQPTDEPNMILLYDMLSGKPYLGLGGNERFYEKYSASNPDPVTVHNDGGGTNIWVCYGPWDLEPGESVTIVEAEAVAGLNRRLCEEIGRRWKQAYDNPSDKGPFPLPNGSTTDNKDVYKNAWVYTGIDSILQTFGRAKRNFDLGYRIPQPPLPPPVFEVQSGGDRIILRWEPSPSESDPDFVGYRIFRSVAKPDTFYEEIASVPKGVTQFEDMSPVRGYSYYYYIVAYNDGRNNTTGDANPPGPLHSGRFYTRTTEPAFLRRAAGRSLDQIRVVPNPYHIAARDLQYPGEPDKIMFLDIPPRCTIKIFTERGDLIETIEHTDGSGDEEWNSVTSSRQVVVSGVYIAVFETPTGERAYRKFVIIR